A single Blastocatellia bacterium DNA region contains:
- a CDS encoding twin-arginine translocase TatA/TatE family subunit produces the protein MTELLFILAIALILFGPRKLPELGRSIGQSLAQFRRASEEFKRSWEEEILMEEKRLGASTWSPPASPSGSNAELKEDRES, from the coding sequence ATGACCGAATTGCTCTTCATCCTGGCGATCGCCTTGATTCTCTTCGGGCCGCGCAAGCTGCCCGAGTTGGGGCGTTCGATCGGCCAGAGCCTCGCCCAATTCCGCCGTGCTTCGGAGGAGTTCAAGCGTTCCTGGGAGGAAGAGATCCTCATGGAGGAGAAGCGATTGGGCGCCTCGACGTGGTCTCCCCCCGCTTCCCCATCGGGATCGAACGCAGAGTTGAAGGAAGACCGTGAGTCTTAA
- the tatC gene encoding twin-arginine translocase subunit TatC — MSLKTEDLEPKVEDELAGTEMSLLEHLEELRQRLLRCALAILILLIGCWFFREPIFQFLEVPVREALARAEAAGVRTALEPQPYEWRPGDRFQYSLPEEVRIGRRVISAGTPVPARVEKQGEGLAIVLAEPWMTDQGLIPAGTRLPNPRAANPTGEKLIITTVQEAFSLYIRVSFYAALFLAMPFLLYQLWAFVSPGLYRHERRYVLPFLIMGSAFFVLGAAFGYYIAFPRVADWLLQLGSEFRPLLRASDYFDLILVIMLGLGAVFQIPTITLFLARMGVITPQTLLRPWRYALMGIFVLAAIISPTGDIANLMVFALPMIILYFFSIGIAWIVSRAPARRSS; from the coding sequence GTGAGTCTTAAGACCGAAGACCTGGAGCCAAAGGTCGAGGACGAGCTGGCCGGGACGGAGATGTCGCTGCTGGAGCACCTGGAGGAGCTGCGGCAGCGACTGCTCCGATGCGCGTTGGCCATTCTCATTCTGCTCATCGGCTGTTGGTTCTTCCGCGAGCCGATCTTTCAATTCCTGGAAGTGCCCGTGCGAGAAGCCCTCGCGCGTGCGGAAGCTGCGGGCGTTCGCACGGCCTTGGAACCGCAGCCGTACGAATGGCGCCCTGGAGATCGCTTCCAATATTCGCTCCCGGAAGAAGTGCGCATCGGCAGGCGCGTCATCTCAGCGGGCACGCCCGTTCCCGCGCGCGTCGAGAAGCAGGGCGAGGGCCTGGCGATCGTGTTGGCCGAGCCCTGGATGACCGATCAAGGCTTGATCCCCGCCGGCACGCGATTACCCAATCCACGGGCCGCGAATCCGACCGGCGAGAAGCTGATCATCACCACAGTGCAGGAGGCCTTCAGCCTCTACATCCGCGTCTCCTTCTACGCCGCGCTCTTTCTAGCCATGCCATTTTTGCTCTATCAACTCTGGGCGTTCGTCTCGCCAGGCCTCTATCGGCATGAACGGCGATACGTGCTCCCCTTCCTCATCATGGGCTCGGCCTTCTTCGTGCTCGGCGCGGCCTTCGGTTACTACATCGCCTTCCCGCGCGTGGCCGATTGGTTGCTCCAATTGGGGAGCGAATTCCGCCCCCTCTTGCGCGCCAGCGATTATTTCGACCTGATCCTTGTCATCATGCTTGGTCTGGGCGCCGTCTTCCAAATCCCGACGATCACCCTCTTCTTGGCGCGCATGGGCGTGATCACTCCGCAGACGTTGCTGCGCCCGTGGCGTTACGCCCTGATGGGCATCTTCGTCCTGGCGGCCATCATCTCCCCGACGGGCGATATTGCGAATCTCATGGTCTTCGCCCTGCCCATGATCATCCTCTATTTCTTCTCGATCGGCATCGCGTGGATCGTCAGCCGCGCCCCTGCGCGACGCTCGTCTTGA